A window of Cryptomeria japonica chromosome 3, Sugi_1.0, whole genome shotgun sequence contains these coding sequences:
- the LOC131074397 gene encoding uncharacterized protein LOC131074397, producing METGAVDGSHNVEIVPDEPSQNCIESDMPAEHDAVPISEPVEEVVKVETVENGASDMADKALDVEENLDPSEQLTIDLDVELIHTKDNEEESILPNKMLNKDELNEQEKLKDFELETTMWRMSFSESASDVFKFKDDTSLSEKLEEITKYALALKENELFLKEMLAKAEFKIKGLENKLDTQSRLLEQEIKIGAPEEDELDNEKAMSTGLETDLKCLKEKVLDLEEQLKSSKDENEEYKKLVEQSEEECIKSFESALELDNLLVITESGTKEMEKLIILLQKEISELYQNLKSNESRQEPLNRTETEPLKVEGQSMQSIYLSPEEKSEDYLVIIKELEALLLASRQKEQELQEALTVAEDRISFCEEMTKGSTCRLPEDENSVEVLQGALKDAQEKIKTLELNLLNPSGREIKHQSRLKDSEPEAQLMVQENSTHATSRVKELEQLLELQAIDEENKLQAEKENGACADTEVKNLKNKLNLLEDHVKESDEQASQAYVSELAKEVELQVLHAKLAELDIVVQNLQARFMVAETRARGAEAERSALTYTNSKLSEELANLQAYMDEIQTTLHHIDSEKESVAYQLISTTKNINGLTKQLADERQHLQKEIFSLVSVNLDLTRKYVNAKEVSDTILSHHEINVKKSYAEEASLTENLKDIKVGCSNRPSMDMNFADLQQKLEQDLKRVARDSKDTQRDCQTVPVSGFGSSEHADSARNLIPAMKTIIKSMSAVVLVLIMGLVIGKLI from the exons ATGGAAACAGGGGCTGTAGATGGGTCACATAATGTAGAGATTGTTCCAGATGAACCATCTCAGAATTGCATAGAGTCGGATATGCCAGCTGAGCATGATGCTGTGCCAATTTCTGAG CCTGTTGAAGAGGTTGTTAAAGTGGAGACAGTGGAAAATGGAGCTTCAGACATGGCTGATAAAGCCCTTGATGTTGAAGAGAATCTTGATCCTAGTGAACAGTTGACCATTGACCTAGACGTAGAACTGATACACACAAAGGATAATGAAGAAGAAAGCATTTTACCCAATAAAATGTTGAATAAGGATGAACTTAATGAGCAGGAAAAGCTGAAGGATTTTGAATTAGAAACAACAATGTGGAGAATGTCTTTCAGTGAATCTGCATCTGATGTCTTTAAATTTAAGGATGACACAAGTTTATCAGAAAAGCTAGAAGAGATAACGAAATATGCTTTGGCACTAAAAGAAAATGAACTGTTCTTGAAGGAGATGTTGGCAAAAGCAGAATTTAAGATAAAAGGATTAGAAAATAAGTTGGATACACAATCGAGGCTTTTGGAGCAAGAAATAAAAATTGGGGCTCCAGAAGAAGATGAGTTGGATAATGAGAAGGCTATGTCAACTGGACTAGAAAcagatttgaaatgccttaaagAGAAGGTTTTAGATTTAGAGGAGCAGTTGAAGTCTTCAAAGGATGAGAATGAAGAATACAAGAAACTTGTAGAACAGAGTGAAGAAGAATGTATCAAGTCGTTTGAAAGCGCTTTGGAGTTGGATAACTTACTTGTAATAACTGAGTCAGGGACAAAAGAAATGGAAAAGCTTATAATATTACTCCAGAAAGAGATTTCAGAGCTTTATCAAAATCTTAAGTCTAATGAGAGCAGACAGGAGCCTTTGAATAGAACAGAAACAGAACCTCTTAAGGTTGAAGGACAATCGATGCAGTCAATCTATCTGAGTCCTGAAGAAAAGTCAGAAGATTATCTGGTCATAATTAAGGAGCTTGAGGCTTTATTATTGGCATCAAGGCAGAAGGAACAAGAATTGCAGGAAGCCTTAACTGTTGCAGAAGACAGAATATCCTTCTGTGAGGAGATGACAAAGGGTTCTACTTGTAGACTTCCTGAAGACGAGAATTCAGTGGAGGTTTTGCAAGGTGCTTTAAAGGATGCACAAGAAAAAATTAAAACTCTTGAACTAAATCTGCTCAACCCTTCAGGAAGGGAAATTAAGCATCAAAGCAGGCTGAAAGATTCTGAGCCTGAGGCACAATTAATGGTGCAAGAGAACTCCACACATGCAACAAGTAGAGTTAAGGAACTTGAACAGCTACTTGAGTTGCAAGCAATTGATGAAGAAAATAAGTTGCAAGCAGAAAAAGAGAACGGTGCATGTGCAGATACAGaagtcaaaaatctaaaaaataagttAAATTTACTTGAAGATCATGTGAAAGAATCCGACGAACAAGCATCGCAGGCATATGTGTCAGAGCTAGCAAAGGAAGTTGAACTGCAAGTGTTGCATGCTAAGCTGGCTGAGCTGGATATTGTTGTACAAAACCTTCAAGCAAGATTTATGGTTGCAGAAACAAGGGCCCGTGGGGCTGAAGCTGAGCGGTCAGCTTTAACCTATACAAATTCAAAGCTGAGTGAAGAGCTTGCTAATCTACAGGCTTATATGGATGAAATACAGACTACATTACATCACATTGACAGTGAGAAAGAGTCAGTTGCTTACCAGCTTATCTCCACAACCAAAAACATAAATGGCTTGACCAAGCAGCTGGCAGATGAAAGACAACACCTTCAGAAAGAG ATTTTCTCCTTGGTTAGTGTTAATCTTGATTTAACAAGGAAGTACGTGAATGCAAAAGAGGTCTCAGACACTATTTTATCTCATCATGAAATTAATGTAAAGAAATCATATGCAGAGGAGGCAAGTCTTACAGAGAATTTGAAAGATATCAAGGTTGGATGCAGCAATAGACCTAGCATGGATATGAATTTTGCAGATCTCCAGCAGAAGTTGGAACAG GATCTTAAAAGAGTAGCTAGAGATTCTAAGGATACTCAGAGAGACTGTCAAACTGTTCCTGTTTCTGGCTTTGGGTCCTCTGAACATGCTGATTCTGCGAGGAATTTGATCCCTGCTATGAAAACAATCATCAAATCAATGTCAGCAGTTGTTCTTGTATTAATTATGGGCTTGGTTATTGGGAAACTTATTTAG